TTCCCGGATGCGGATTCGGTCCGCCGCCCTTTGAAGAGGGCTTTCAGCCCTCCAGTTCGCCGATTAAATCCCTGATCACCACGGAAGCGCATCCGATTCCGAACAGCGCGGGGATGTAGGAGATCGTCCCGACGTTCGACTTCTTGTTCTGCTCCTCGCAGAGGATCATGGCTCCTTCGCGCATCGGCTCGGGAGAGAATACGGCCCGGAACCCCCGGCGGATGCCGATCTTGTGGAGCCGCTTGCGCAGCATGTGGGCCAGCGGGCAGTGGTGGGTTTTCGAGATGTCGGCGATTTCGAGTTTGGTGGGGTCGGTTTTGGCTCCGGCGCCCATCGAGCTGACGAGCGGCAGCCCGCGCTCCAGCGAGGCGGCGATCAGCGCCAGTTTCGGCGAGAGGGTGTCGATGGCGTCCACCACGTAGTCGTAGCGCGCGGCGTCCAATAAGATATAGGTCTCCTCGTCCTTGATATATTTGTCGACCACCGTGAGTCCGATTCCGGGGTTGATGTCGCGCAGGCGTTCGGCCAGCACCTCGGCCTTCGGGCGGCCGACGGTCGAATGGAGGGCCACCAGCTGGCGGTTGATGTTGGTCGCGTTCACCGTGTCGGCGTCGGCGACGGTCATGCGTCCCACGCCCGCCCGGGCGATCATCTCCGCGGCATAGGCCCCCACGCCGCCCAGCCCGACCACGAGCACGTGGGCGTTGCGCAGCAGCTCCAGTTTTTCGCTGCCGAGCAGCAATTCGGTTCTTTCCAGCCAGTTATGCGTATGCGTTTCCATTTGTCATTGTCATTTGTCGCCCTTCGTCCGGCCCGGTCCTTCGTACTCGCCGCCTGTGAATATTCGTTTGTAATTATCTAAAATTGCCCGTTGCAGCTCCTCCTCCGGCACCCCTTTCGCCTCCGCCGCCCGGGCGTAAATTTCCGCGATGGGCACGGGGCTGTCGTCGGTCTCCAGAAAGAGCTGCGAAAGCGGCGTCCCGCGCAGCGCCGCAAGGGTCTTGGGCGATGCGAACGTGCGTTCGCCGAACGAGAGGCAGTAACCTTTCGCCAGGGCCTGCCGCGCCTGCTCGGGCGAGCCGATGAAGCCGTGGAAAATCACGGCCCGGGGTTCCGAGGCCGCCAGTTCGCGCATCAGCGGCTCGAAGGCCCTGACGCAGTGGAGCACCACGGGAAGTCCCCG
This Alistipes shahii WAL 8301 DNA region includes the following protein-coding sequences:
- a CDS encoding ThiF family adenylyltransferase; the encoded protein is METHTHNWLERTELLLGSEKLELLRNAHVLVVGLGGVGAYAAEMIARAGVGRMTVADADTVNATNINRQLVALHSTVGRPKAEVLAERLRDINPGIGLTVVDKYIKDEETYILLDAARYDYVVDAIDTLSPKLALIAASLERGLPLVSSMGAGAKTDPTKLEIADISKTHHCPLAHMLRKRLHKIGIRRGFRAVFSPEPMREGAMILCEEQNKKSNVGTISYIPALFGIGCASVVIRDLIGELEG
- a CDS encoding TatD family hydrolase; its protein translation is MLPYVNIHTHRPTGSGIELRTAGVHPWDAATQDAATLGQRLGGAQAVGETGLDFVRGADRAAQLSALRTQLRLARERGLPVVLHCVRAFEPLMRELAASEPRAVIFHGFIGSPEQARQALAKGYCLSFGERTFASPKTLAALRGTPLSQLFLETDDSPVPIAEIYARAAEAKGVPEEELQRAILDNYKRIFTGGEYEGPGRTKGDK